The Magnetococcales bacterium nucleotide sequence CATTCTGCTCCAACCCCAACATGTGGACCTCCCGTTATGCCATGCGGGAGGTGGACGATGTCATCGCCGAAATTAAATATTATGTCGATCAGTATGATATCACCACTATACAACTTTATGATTTGACTGCTATTGTCAAAAAAAAATGGATCGTGGAACTTCTCGAAAAAATGTTGGCGCAAGGCGTTCGGGTCCATCTGGCCTTTCCAGCCGGGACGCGGAGCGAAGTCCTGGATGACGAAGTTTTGGCCCTGCTGAAAAAAGCCGGCACCACCTACATCAGCTACGCCCCGGAGAGCGGTTCGCCAGCGGTGTTGAAAATGGTTGGCAAACGCATCGATCTGGATGCCATTTTTCGTTCGATTGCCGCCGCTGTCCGGCATGGCCTGACCGTGCGCATCAACATGGTTCTGGGTTTCCCGGGGGAGACGCGCCGGGATGTGATGAAATCTTTGTGGTTCGGCTTGCGGTGCATGTACATCGGCGTCGATGAGATTCAGCCCTACATTTTCATGCCCTTTCCCGGCTCGGCCCTTTTTCGCCAACTGCTCTCCGCAGGGAAGATTCAACTGGGCGACCCCTATTTTTTGACCCTGAACACCCTGAATACCGACCTGACCAACCTCTCGCACCGCGTGTTTAACGAGCAGATGCGGCCTGGAGAGTTGACCTTTTACCGCCTGATCCTGACCCTGATTTCCTATTTTATCGGCTATCTTTTCCATCCCTCGCGCATCATCCGCACCATGCGCAACATTTTCAGTGAACACGATGCGGCCAATGTGTTTGAACATCGTTTGAAAGATGCCGTGCGACGTAAAAGAGTCGCTTCCTGAGCCTTTGTTGGGGCTTCGCCCTGAACCCCACCAGGAGGAAGGGCGCAGCCCTTCCTCCTGGACCTCCATCCCAGTTTTTCATTCGTCAGGCATTCATTCGACGCATGAGGTCATTCCCATGATTGAACAGCGCTCCAGCACCCTACCAAGATGGGCGGTCATTTTGATCCTCCTGGCGACCCTGTCCATCGCCCTGCGTTCGGTGCCGACTCTGTTCAATCTTCCCATCGAGGAAGATGGCTACATGGTCCTCACCAACGCCCGGCACATGGCCCAGGGAGATGGTGTAAGCTACGACGGACATTCACTCAACAACGGTTTCCAGCCCCTCTGGGTGTTCTTGAATGCCCCGGTTTATCGCCTGGTCCAGCTTGATCCGGAAAAGATGGTCCGGGCCACCTT carries:
- a CDS encoding B12-binding domain-containing radical SAM protein, which encodes MQSRLENLQQTAPGRKLRVTLIRPPVFFHKRSLSNEATPSLALAYITAYLRHHGYDPCWIDAMAEGLNATWELKNYPGFLGHGLTIEQILSRIPSDSEVIGFHAMFSSEWPMVRDLIMAVREKFPHALFVAGGEHLTALTEYSLRDCPALDIGARGEGEHRLLEILETVARGGRLNTVDGIGYLDETGAYRETNGLPRIRNISELPWPYWPPGYMEAFWKSGKSYGPQSARDMPMLWTRGCPFRCSFCSNPNMWTSRYAMREVDDVIAEIKYYVDQYDITTIQLYDLTAIVKKKWIVELLEKMLAQGVRVHLAFPAGTRSEVLDDEVLALLKKAGTTYISYAPESGSPAVLKMVGKRIDLDAIFRSIAAAVRHGLTVRINMVLGFPGETRRDVMKSLWFGLRCMYIGVDEIQPYIFMPFPGSALFRQLLSAGKIQLGDPYFLTLNTLNTDLTNLSHRVFNEQMRPGELTFYRLILTLISYFIGYLFHPSRIIRTMRNIFSEHDAANVFEHRLKDAVRRKRVAS